In one Magallana gigas chromosome 9, xbMagGiga1.1, whole genome shotgun sequence genomic region, the following are encoded:
- the LOC136271313 gene encoding putative uncharacterized protein DDB_G0282133: MENILQRNDYKHAYVCVDLSDRYDQSIHCFDDDENVEHVVRESNEGSPKGNDQRNHSSLNDQSYCCFVDDKRIADVGRKKYPGSSKSICQLSEFYFDDQSRDYLVFEEKVAYVLDNDQDNSRNNDYFNHCVSEKCLGPSGSNGQPNEIYIDDQSRDYLVLEEKVANVLDHGQDTSRNSGYPCVLGKCLGPSGSNGQPNEIYIDDQSRDYLVLEENVANVLDHGQDTSRNSGYPCVLEKCLGPSGSNGQPNEIYIDDQSRDYLVFEEKVAYVLDNDQDNSRNNDYFNHCVSEKCLGPSGSNGQPNEIYIDDQSRDYLVFEEKVAYVLDNDQDNSRNNDYFNHCVSEKCLGPSGSNGQPNEIYIDDQSRDYLVLEEKVANVLDHGQDTSRNSGYPCVLEKCLGPSGSNGQPNEIYIDDQSRDYLVLEEKVAHVLDHDQDSSRNSGYPCVLGKCRSPSGSNCQLDDYFLNNRSKECLVNNENVTYVLDNDQDSSRNRDQLNRSTGNVQCDRENNIRGLRSRFQVNPYVAIHNLCRNSISRDLRSSDQLNFKISNDLCDGKKYQGTFKDNVQS; the protein is encoded by the coding sequence atggaaaatattttgcaaagaaaTGACTATAAACATGCATATGTATGTGTTGATCTTTCTGATCGCTATGATCAGTCAATACATTGTTTCGATGATGATGAAAATGTCGAACATGTTGTTCGAGAAAGTAACGAAGGTAGCCCCAAAGGCAATGATCAACGTAATCATTCCTCTCTTAACGATCAATcttattgttgttttgttgatgACAAAAGAATTGCAGATGTTGGTCGGAAAAAATATCCGGGTAGCTCTAAAAGCATTTGTCAACttagtgaattttattttgacgaCCAGTCGAGGGATTATTTAGTATTTGAGGAAAAGGTTGCGTATGTTTTAGATAATGACCAGGATAATTCTAGaaacaatgattattttaatcACTGTGTTTCAGAAAAATGTCTAGGTCCATCTGGAAGCAACGGTCAACCTAATGAAATTTATATTGACGATCAGTCGAGAGATTATTTAGTATTAGAGGAAAAAGTTGCGAATGTTCTAGATCATGGCCAAGATACTTCTAGAAACAGTGGATATCCCTGTGTTTTAGGAAAATGTCTAGGTCCATCTGGAAGCAACGGTCAACCTAATGAAATTTATATTGACGATCAGTCGAGAGATTATTTAGTATTAGAGGAAAATGTTGCGAATGTTCTAGATCATGGCCAAGATACTTCTAGAAACAGTGGATATCCCTGTGTTTTAGAAAAATGTCTAGGTCCATCTGGAAGCAACGGTCAACCTAATGAAATTTATATTGACGATCAGTCGAGAGATTATTTAGTATTTGAGGAAAAGGTTGCGTATGTTTTAGATAATGACCAGGATAATTCTAGaaacaatgattattttaatcACTGTGTTTCAGAAAAATGTCTAGGTCCATCTGGAAGCAACGGTCAACCTAATGAAATTTATATTGACGACCAGTCGAGGGATTATTTAGTATTTGAGGAAAAGGTTGCGTATGTTTTAGATAATGACCAGGATAATTCTAGaaacaatgattattttaatcACTGTGTTTCAGAAAAATGTCTAGGTCCATCTGGAAGCAACGGTCAACCTAATGAAATTTATATTGACGATCAGTCGAGAGATTATTTAGTATTAGAGGAAAAAGTTGCGAATGTTCTAGATCATGGCCAAGATACTTCTAGAAACAGTGGATATCCCTGTGTTTTAGAAAAATGTCTAGGTCCATCTGGAAGCAACGGTCAACCTAATGAAATTTATATTGACGATCAGTCGAGAGATTATTTAGTATTAGAGGAAAAAGTTGCGCATGTTCTAGATCATGACCAAGATAGTTCTAGAAACAGTGGATATCCCTGTGTTTTAGGAAAATGTCGAAGTCCTTCTGGAAGCAATTGTCAACTTGATGATTATTTTCTAAACAATCGCTCAAAAGAGTGCTTAgttaataatgaaaatgttaCGTATGTTCTAGATAATGACCAAGATAGTTCTAGAAATAGAGATCAACTGAATCGCTCTACCGGTAATGTTCAGTGTGATCGAGAGAATAATATAAGAGGTCTAAGAAGCAGATTTCAAGTGAATCCTTATGTTGCTATTCATAACTTATGTCGAAATTCTATATCAAGAGATCTGAGAAGCAGTGATcaactgaattttaaaattagtaaTGATCTCTGTGATGGAAAAAAATACCAA
- the LOC136271916 gene encoding uncharacterized protein yields the protein MTKMNTTKVTPRKHWNLGKKPSHLLQYDDIKFVVQFISCYADDFGLPQPAAPRGRDDTPSIYIPSDTTKKDVHEKYVESCPTCAVFLVLQHLEPVSSAEKLEAARKVQEHITHAQAERKVFNDCVKRSKDRYYSQDKMYAFLIIRGKWAPCTLDTLKSPYIWCPLRWRTKSTALSYKRK from the exons ATGACGAAAATGAATACCACAAAAG TAACACCACGCAAGCATTGGAACCTAGGAAAGAAACCTAGTCATTTGCTACAATATGATGACATTAAGTTTGTTGTACAGTTCATCTCTTGTTATGCAGATGACTTTGGGTTACCACAACCAGCTGCCCCAAGAGGAAGAGATGACACTCCTTCCATATACATTCCATCCGATACAACGAAGAAGGACGTCCACGAGAAATATGTTGAAAGCTGTCCGACATGCGCGGTATTCCTCGTTTTGCAACATCTGGAACCGGTGTCTTCCGCA GAAAAGTTGGAGGCAGCAAGAAAAGTGCAGGAACACATCACACATGCACAGGCTGAAAGGAAAGTGTTCAACGATTGTGTGAAAAGGTCCAAAGACAGATACTATTCCCAAGACAAAATGTATGCATTCCTCATCATTCGCGGGAAATGGGCCCCCTGTACTTTAGACACTCTAAAAAGTCCATATATTTGGTGTCCGCTCCGATGGAGAACCAAATCAACTGCACTTTCTTATAAACgaaaatga